From a region of the Lactuca sativa cultivar Salinas chromosome 4, Lsat_Salinas_v11, whole genome shotgun sequence genome:
- the LOC111880033 gene encoding uncharacterized protein LOC111880033 isoform X2, which yields MECAAKGSPRRCSGPANRRCGGCGAVFYCSVSHQTSHWRVHKEECGRLKQQMCRVVLLNDFPFTFSREATYQVETRCSFLDKQGIHCVGFWICECSCGASITSSDHLRYDKGWNLSSKLCPCKGPLSMLTKKLSSWNEYYEWRGIPLDSPVALLLHWPLTIYKAIQLAYVKQLIPETTDELCIHYLGPEREVYQLAVFGELHALLPGVRVHIDFVGPAIPHDRDGETITLCSYAHCIESNCSCKSVKGEFNSHTASDKSSSITINLHSGLYHNRYSDLTKEFIPDLIIAPNAGIAAYKSWLPTIELIREIEIPTIFSDYCEEACHLAANCISSVTGSPPTIPVQLNPFRQPLAVEDTALILPCYSNCFLFGI from the exons ATGGAGTGTGCCGCGAAAGGAAGTCCACGGCGGTGCTCGGGACCAGCTAACCGCCGGTGCGGCGGTTGTGGTGCTGTTTTCTATTGTTCCGTCTCTCATCAG ACATCACATTGGAGAGTTCACAAAGAAGAATGTGGAAGACTCAAACAACAGATGTGCCGTGTGGTGCTGCTAAATGACTTCCCTTTTACTTTTTCCCGGGAAGCTACTTATCAG GTGGAGACTAGATGCTCATTCTTGGATAAACAGGGGATCCACTGTGTAGGATTCTGGATATGTGAATGTAGCTGTGGGGCTTCGATTACTTCCTCAGATCATTTGAG GTATGATAAGGGCTGGAATCTCTCAAGTAAATTATGCCCTTGTAAAG GGCCTTTGTCTATGTTAACAAAGAAATTAAGTAGTTGGAATGAGTATTATGAATGGAGAGGCATCCCTTTAGATTCTCCTGTTGCTCTGCTTCTTCACTGG CCATTGACCATATATAAGGCGATTCAACTTGCTTATGTGAAACAGTTAATCCCTGAAACTACTGATGAATTGTGCATACACTACCTAG GGCCAGAAAGGGAAGTTTATCAACTTGCTGTATTTGGGGAGTTGCATGCTTTACTTCCTGGAGTCCGAGTGCATATAGATTTTGTTGGACCTGCTATTCCACATGACAG GGATGGTGAGACAATTACTCTTTGTAGCTATGCACATTGCATTGAGTCAAATTGCAGCTGTAAATCTGTCAAAGGTGAATTCAATTCACACACCGCTTCTGATAAATCTTCATCAATTACAATAAATCTTCATTCAGGTCTTTATCACAACCGCTACTCAGATCTCACCAAg GAATTTATTCCTGATTTAATAATTGCTCCAAATGCTGGTATTGCGGCCTACAAAAGCTGGCTACCAACTATc GAGCTGATAAGAGAAATAGAAATCCCAACCATTTTCTCTGATTATTGTGAAGAAGCTTGTCATCTTGCAGCTAATTGTATAAGCTCTGTGACTGGtagtccacccacaatacct GTTCAGTTGAACCCGTTTAGGCAGCCTTTGGCTGTTGAAGACACTGCTCTGATTCTTCCTTGCTACTCGAATTGCTTTCTTTTTGGGATATAA
- the LOC111880014 gene encoding uncharacterized protein LOC111880014, which yields MWLWRVLCMLMLGLGSVSEFGEALKLPFRVNDVLPVLPRQISWPVMNSFGKAVDLLPSFVGTISPNNGTLQWKGACFHGNEARMDFTVGDDRGLGGGIIHLKTSEAHSWTCMDLYVFATPYRITWDYYFAANQHTLPFESWEEPAELEYVKQHGVSVFLMPSGMLGTLLSLVDVLPLFANTKWGQDANLKFLKTHMGATFETRSKPWRATINPDDVHSGDFLAVSKIRGRWGGFETLEKWVTGAFAGHTAVCMKDDLGNLWVGESGHENEKGEEIIVVIPWDEWWDLALKDESNPQIALLPLHPEIRAKWNNTAAWEYALSMSGKPYGYHNMIFSWIDTIGDNYPPPIDAHLVISVMSMWTRMQPAYAANMWNEALNMRLGTEGLDLYGILEETEKRGISFDELMTIPENDEWVYSDGKSTTCVAFILQIYKAAGVFGPFADSIQVTEFTIRDAYMLKIFENNQTRLPKWCNNGDDKLPFCQILGKYRMELPLYNTLHPYSNMNENCPSLPPTYERPTHC from the exons ATGTGGTTATGGAGGGTGCTGTGTATGCTAATGTTAGGTTTAGGTTCAGTTTCGGAATTCGGTGAAGCTTTGAAGTTGCCTTTTAGAGTTAACGATGTCTTACCTGTTCTACCTCGTCAAATTTCGTGGCCTGTTATGAACAGCTTTGGTAAGGCGGTTGATTTGTTGCCGTCGTTCGTCGGGACGATTTCTCCGAACAACGGGACACTTCAGTGGAAAGGTGCTTGTTTCCATGGCAATGAAGCTCGTATGGACTTCACTGTAGGCGATGATCGTGGTTTGGGAGGCGGGATCATCCATCTCAAG ACTTCTGAAGCCCACAGTTGGACATGTATGGATCTCTATGTTTTCGCAACACCCTACAGGATTACCTGGGACTACTACTTCGCAGCAAATCAACATACTTTGCCATTTGAGTCCTGGGAGGAACCTGCAGAGTTAGAATAT GTAAAGCAACATGGAGTCTCTGTATTTCTGATGCCTTCTGGAATGCTAGGAACACTGCTTTCTTTAGTTGATGTTTTGCCTCTGTTTGCCAACACAAAATGGGGCCAAGATGCAAACCTAAAATTTCTAAAGACTCACATGGGTGCTACTTTTGAGACACGATCTAAGCCATGGCGTGCAACTATCAATCCAGATGATGTTCATTCTGGTGATTTTCTAGCTGTTTCAAAGATCCGAGGAAGATGGGGTGGctttgaaacattggaaaaatGGGTCACAGGGGCATTTGCTGGTCATACAGCAGTTTGTATGAAGGACGATTTAGGAAATCTTTGGGTTGGTGAATCAGGACACGAGAATGAAAAG GGTGAAGAAATTATTGTGGTGATTCCATGGGATGAATGGTGGGATTTGGCACTTAAAGATGAATCAAACCCACAAATAGCTTTGTTGCCTTTACATCCTGAGATACGTGCAAAATGGAATAACACTGCAGCATGGGAATATGCTTTGAGCATGTCTGGAAAACCTTATGGTTATCATAACATGATTTTTAGTTGGATTGATACCATTGGTGACAATTATCCCCCACCTATTGATGCTCACTTG GTGATTTCTGTCATGTCTATGTGGACTAGGATGCAGCCTGCTTATGCTGCCAATATGTGGAATGAAGCCCTAAATATGCGTCTTGGGACAGAG GGTTTGGATTTGTATGGGATTTTGGAAGAGACAGAAAAGAGAGGCATATCTTTTGATGAATTGATGACAATTCCTGAGAATGATGAATGGGTGTATAGTGATGGAAAGTCTACAACTTGTGTTGCTTTTATTCTTCAAATATATAAAGCTGCTGGAGTTTTTGGGCCTTTTGCAGATTCTATTCAAGTCACCGAGTTCACt ATTCGTGATGCTTATATGCTGAAAATCTTTGAGAATAATCAAACAAGGCTTCCAAAATGGTGCAACAATGGTGATGATAAGCTTCCATTCTGCCAAATACTTGGGAAGTATCGCATGGAATTACCTTTGTACAACACCTTACACCCATATTCCAATATGAATGAAAACTGCCCTTCTCTCCCTCCAACTTATGAGAGGCCTACACATTGCTAA
- the LOC111880033 gene encoding uncharacterized protein LOC111880033 isoform X1, with protein sequence MECAAKGSPRRCSGPANRRCGGCGAVFYCSVSHQTSHWRVHKEECGRLKQQMCRVVLLNDFPFTFSREATYQVCGKVETRCSFLDKQGIHCVGFWICECSCGASITSSDHLRYDKGWNLSSKLCPCKGPLSMLTKKLSSWNEYYEWRGIPLDSPVALLLHWPLTIYKAIQLAYVKQLIPETTDELCIHYLGPEREVYQLAVFGELHALLPGVRVHIDFVGPAIPHDRDGETITLCSYAHCIESNCSCKSVKGEFNSHTASDKSSSITINLHSGLYHNRYSDLTKEFIPDLIIAPNAGIAAYKSWLPTIELIREIEIPTIFSDYCEEACHLAANCISSVTGSPPTIPVQLNPFRQPLAVEDTALILPCYSNCFLFGI encoded by the exons ATGGAGTGTGCCGCGAAAGGAAGTCCACGGCGGTGCTCGGGACCAGCTAACCGCCGGTGCGGCGGTTGTGGTGCTGTTTTCTATTGTTCCGTCTCTCATCAG ACATCACATTGGAGAGTTCACAAAGAAGAATGTGGAAGACTCAAACAACAGATGTGCCGTGTGGTGCTGCTAAATGACTTCCCTTTTACTTTTTCCCGGGAAGCTACTTATCAG GTTTGTGGAAAGGTGGAGACTAGATGCTCATTCTTGGATAAACAGGGGATCCACTGTGTAGGATTCTGGATATGTGAATGTAGCTGTGGGGCTTCGATTACTTCCTCAGATCATTTGAG GTATGATAAGGGCTGGAATCTCTCAAGTAAATTATGCCCTTGTAAAG GGCCTTTGTCTATGTTAACAAAGAAATTAAGTAGTTGGAATGAGTATTATGAATGGAGAGGCATCCCTTTAGATTCTCCTGTTGCTCTGCTTCTTCACTGG CCATTGACCATATATAAGGCGATTCAACTTGCTTATGTGAAACAGTTAATCCCTGAAACTACTGATGAATTGTGCATACACTACCTAG GGCCAGAAAGGGAAGTTTATCAACTTGCTGTATTTGGGGAGTTGCATGCTTTACTTCCTGGAGTCCGAGTGCATATAGATTTTGTTGGACCTGCTATTCCACATGACAG GGATGGTGAGACAATTACTCTTTGTAGCTATGCACATTGCATTGAGTCAAATTGCAGCTGTAAATCTGTCAAAGGTGAATTCAATTCACACACCGCTTCTGATAAATCTTCATCAATTACAATAAATCTTCATTCAGGTCTTTATCACAACCGCTACTCAGATCTCACCAAg GAATTTATTCCTGATTTAATAATTGCTCCAAATGCTGGTATTGCGGCCTACAAAAGCTGGCTACCAACTATc GAGCTGATAAGAGAAATAGAAATCCCAACCATTTTCTCTGATTATTGTGAAGAAGCTTGTCATCTTGCAGCTAATTGTATAAGCTCTGTGACTGGtagtccacccacaatacct GTTCAGTTGAACCCGTTTAGGCAGCCTTTGGCTGTTGAAGACACTGCTCTGATTCTTCCTTGCTACTCGAATTGCTTTCTTTTTGGGATATAA
- the LOC111880033 gene encoding uncharacterized protein LOC111880033 isoform X3, with protein sequence MECAAKGSPRRCSGPANRRCGGCGAVFYCSVSHQTSHWRVHKEECGRLKQQMCRVVLLNDFPFTFSREATYQVCGKVETRCSFLDKQGIHCVGFWICECSCGASITSSDHLRYDKGWNLSSKLCPCKGPLSMLTKKLSSWNEYYEWRGIPLDSPVALLLHWLIPETTDELCIHYLGPEREVYQLAVFGELHALLPGVRVHIDFVGPAIPHDRDGETITLCSYAHCIESNCSCKSVKGEFNSHTASDKSSSITINLHSGLYHNRYSDLTKEFIPDLIIAPNAGIAAYKSWLPTIELIREIEIPTIFSDYCEEACHLAANCISSVTGSPPTIPVQLNPFRQPLAVEDTALILPCYSNCFLFGI encoded by the exons ATGGAGTGTGCCGCGAAAGGAAGTCCACGGCGGTGCTCGGGACCAGCTAACCGCCGGTGCGGCGGTTGTGGTGCTGTTTTCTATTGTTCCGTCTCTCATCAG ACATCACATTGGAGAGTTCACAAAGAAGAATGTGGAAGACTCAAACAACAGATGTGCCGTGTGGTGCTGCTAAATGACTTCCCTTTTACTTTTTCCCGGGAAGCTACTTATCAG GTTTGTGGAAAGGTGGAGACTAGATGCTCATTCTTGGATAAACAGGGGATCCACTGTGTAGGATTCTGGATATGTGAATGTAGCTGTGGGGCTTCGATTACTTCCTCAGATCATTTGAG GTATGATAAGGGCTGGAATCTCTCAAGTAAATTATGCCCTTGTAAAG GGCCTTTGTCTATGTTAACAAAGAAATTAAGTAGTTGGAATGAGTATTATGAATGGAGAGGCATCCCTTTAGATTCTCCTGTTGCTCTGCTTCTTCACTGG TTAATCCCTGAAACTACTGATGAATTGTGCATACACTACCTAG GGCCAGAAAGGGAAGTTTATCAACTTGCTGTATTTGGGGAGTTGCATGCTTTACTTCCTGGAGTCCGAGTGCATATAGATTTTGTTGGACCTGCTATTCCACATGACAG GGATGGTGAGACAATTACTCTTTGTAGCTATGCACATTGCATTGAGTCAAATTGCAGCTGTAAATCTGTCAAAGGTGAATTCAATTCACACACCGCTTCTGATAAATCTTCATCAATTACAATAAATCTTCATTCAGGTCTTTATCACAACCGCTACTCAGATCTCACCAAg GAATTTATTCCTGATTTAATAATTGCTCCAAATGCTGGTATTGCGGCCTACAAAAGCTGGCTACCAACTATc GAGCTGATAAGAGAAATAGAAATCCCAACCATTTTCTCTGATTATTGTGAAGAAGCTTGTCATCTTGCAGCTAATTGTATAAGCTCTGTGACTGGtagtccacccacaatacct GTTCAGTTGAACCCGTTTAGGCAGCCTTTGGCTGTTGAAGACACTGCTCTGATTCTTCCTTGCTACTCGAATTGCTTTCTTTTTGGGATATAA
- the LOC111880015 gene encoding metalloendoproteinase 3-MMP: MKIAAVLFLFSVFSSSITAFPHFFPNVSSIPPSLLPNITAGAWDSFNNLSGCHLGQKVPGISKLKNYFHYFGYIGNISKNFTDDYDDALETAVKNYQLNFNLNATGELDESTVKQILKPRCGVADIVNGSSTMNSGKAASMTGHTVAHYSFFPGTPRWPRSRRDLTYAFEPRNQLTDDVKRVFTNAFARWSEWTPLTFTESNNYNTADLKIGFYGGNHGDGEDFDGVLGTLAHAFAPPRGLLHLDSDETWIIDDVFASGSPSAMDLESVAVHEIGHLLGLGHSSVEDAIMFPTISSGIRKVELARDDVEGIQVLYGTNPDSNSTTGPSFGEREMSGAHVMSSVVVQIIFLAVGLTLFVL, from the coding sequence ATGAAGATCGCTGCTGTTCTCTTCCTTTTCTCTGTTTTCTCCTCCTCAATCACCGCTTTTCCACATTTTTTCCCCAATGTTTCATCCATTCCACCGTCGTTATTACCAAACATCACCGCCGGAGCTTGGGATAGCTTCAACAATCTCTCCGGCTGCCATTTGGGTCAGAAAGTTCCTGGTATTTCCAAACTCAAAAACTACTTTCATTACTTCGGATACATCGGCAACATCAGCAAAAACTTCACCGACGACTACGACGACGCGCTTGAAACTGCGGTGAAAAATTACCAGCTCAATTTCAATTTAAATGCTACCGGCGAACTCGATGAATCCACGGTGAAGCAGATCTTAAAACCGAGATGTGGAGTTGCGGATATTGTTAACGGATCTAGTACTATGAACTCCGGTAAAGCCGCGTCGATGACCGGACATACAGTTGCTCATTATTCTTTCTTCCCTGGGACTCCGCGGTGGCCGCGGTCGCGACGTGATTTGACATACGCGTTTGAGCCGAGAAATCAGTTAACCGATGACGTTAAGCGTGTTTTCACTAACGCCTTCGCTCGGTGGTCGGAGTGGACACCGTTGACGTTTACCGAAAGCAATAACTACAACACCGCCGACCTTAAGATTGGATTCTACGGTGGAAACCACGGAGACGGAGAGGATTTCGACGGAGTGTTGGGAACATTAGCTCATGCATTTGCTCCGCCGAGAGGATTACTACATCTTGACAGCGACGAGACTTGGATTATCGACGATGTGTTCGCGTCTGGATCTCCGTCGGCGATGGATTTGGAATCAGTGGCTGTGCATGAGATTGGACATCTGTTGGGTCTCGGACATTCGTCGGTGGAAGATGCGATCATGTTTCCGACGATTTCGTCGGGAATACGGAAAGTAGAGCTCGCAAGAGACGACGTTGAAGGCATTCAGGTGTTGTACGGTACAAACCCTGATAGCAATAGTACAACCGGACCATCCTTCGGCGAGAGGGAAATGAGTGGGGCCCACGTCATGTCGTCTGTAGTGGTCCAGATCATATTTTTGGCCGTTGGATTAACATTATTTGTTTTGTAA